Proteins from a genomic interval of Aquabacterium sp. J223:
- a CDS encoding alpha/beta hydrolase encodes MPFQRFLPGRRAAFLFGGLSALGLTGCSATGALNALVPRDSYRGESGIAYGPHPRQRLDVYRPLPDSAAAARRPPLVVFFYGGNWTRGERADYRFVGEALAAHGVVSVLPDYRLSPEVGWRDILADCAAATAWARREAATFGADPARLILMGHSAGGYNAAMLALDGRWLGAQQLSPRQLAGWIGLAGPYDFLPIGDPETRVAFSWPDTPRDSQPIHHVAAGAPPALLLAAANDRLVYPERNTLPLAARLRAAGVPVRAEVLERVNHATLVGAIAAPLRWLAPVLPPVLDFIEAPGAAKAPTMV; translated from the coding sequence ATGCCGTTCCAACGCTTCCTCCCCGGCCGACGCGCGGCCTTCCTGTTCGGTGGGCTCTCCGCCCTCGGCCTGACGGGCTGCTCGGCCACCGGCGCGCTCAACGCGCTGGTGCCGCGCGACAGCTACCGCGGCGAATCGGGCATCGCCTACGGGCCGCACCCGCGTCAGCGGCTCGACGTCTACCGGCCGCTGCCCGACAGCGCGGCGGCCGCCCGCCGGCCGCCGTTGGTGGTCTTCTTCTACGGCGGCAACTGGACCCGCGGCGAGCGCGCCGACTACCGCTTCGTCGGCGAGGCGCTGGCCGCGCATGGCGTGGTGTCGGTGCTGCCGGACTACCGGCTGAGCCCCGAAGTCGGCTGGCGCGACATCCTCGCCGACTGCGCGGCGGCCACCGCCTGGGCGCGGCGCGAGGCGGCCACCTTCGGCGCCGACCCGGCGCGGCTGATCCTGATGGGCCACAGCGCCGGCGGCTACAACGCCGCCATGCTGGCGCTCGACGGCCGCTGGCTGGGCGCGCAGCAGCTATCGCCGCGCCAGCTGGCCGGCTGGATCGGCCTGGCCGGCCCCTACGACTTCCTGCCCATCGGCGACCCGGAGACACGGGTCGCCTTCTCCTGGCCCGACACCCCGCGCGACAGCCAGCCCATCCACCACGTCGCCGCGGGCGCGCCGCCCGCGCTGCTGCTGGCCGCGGCCAACGACCGGCTGGTCTATCCCGAGCGCAACACGCTGCCGCTGGCCGCCCGCCTGCGCGCGGCCGGGGTGCCGGTGCGCGCCGAGGTGCTGGAGCGTGTCAACCACGCCACGCTGGTCGGCGCCATCGCCGCGCCGCTGCGCTGGCTGGCACCGGTGCTGCCGCCGGTGCTGGACTTCATCGAGGCGCCGGGCGCGGCGAAGGCCCCGACGATGGTGTGA
- a CDS encoding c-type cytochrome, with amino-acid sequence MSGHRRTLVAVGAALGLAAVAVWTLRPAPGAGPRLRPDDAALVERGRQVYAQHCAACHGARLEGQADWRSRGADGLLPAPPHDASGHTWHHPDAQLIAITKLGVAKAAGLSDYRSAMPAYEGVLGDEDIVAVLSFIKAQWPPAIRAKHDEVNAAAR; translated from the coding sequence GTGAGCGGGCACCGGCGCACGCTCGTCGCGGTGGGCGCCGCGCTCGGCCTGGCGGCCGTGGCGGTGTGGACGCTGCGACCGGCACCCGGCGCCGGCCCCCGGCTGCGGCCCGACGACGCGGCGCTGGTCGAGCGCGGCCGGCAGGTCTACGCCCAGCACTGCGCCGCCTGCCATGGCGCGCGGCTGGAAGGCCAGGCCGACTGGCGCAGCCGCGGCGCCGACGGCCTGCTGCCGGCGCCGCCGCACGACGCCAGCGGCCACACCTGGCACCACCCGGACGCCCAGCTGATCGCCATCACCAAGCTCGGCGTGGCCAAGGCCGCCGGGTTGTCCGATTACCGCTCGGCCATGCCGGCCTACGAGGGCGTGCTCGGCGACGAGGACATCGTCGCCGTGCTGTCGTTCATCAAGGCGCAGTGGCCGCCGGCCATCCGCGCCAAGCACGACGAGGTGAACGCCGCGGCGCGGTGA
- a CDS encoding ketopantoate reductase family protein, which produces MNRLCIFGAGAVGGHLAARLARAGLDVSVVVRGPALAAIQARGLRLVTPDEDFTVRLRATDRAESLGPQDLVICTVKAHGLPAAVDGLKPLLGPDTPVVFALNGLPWWYSHGVPGMPPLTRLDPDGRLWREIGPERALGLVVVSPNEVTAPGVVRNNHAVNTFTLGEPGDAMTHRLQAIARTLAPALPGTSVTAHLRSAIWNKLLTNLASSPLAALADAACAELLPLPRLREVFVRLIDEGAAVARALGVPDIRPDVEHRMERLVASRHPPSFLQDLRAGRPVEIDAQMLAVQDLARQAGVATPVLDSLAALLMWRLGRSD; this is translated from the coding sequence ATGAACCGCCTTTGCATCTTCGGCGCCGGCGCGGTCGGCGGCCACCTCGCCGCCCGCCTGGCACGGGCCGGGCTCGACGTCTCGGTGGTCGTGCGCGGGCCGGCCCTGGCCGCCATCCAGGCCCGGGGCCTGCGCCTGGTCACGCCGGACGAGGACTTCACCGTGCGCCTGCGCGCCACCGACCGCGCCGAGTCGCTGGGTCCGCAGGACCTGGTGATCTGCACGGTGAAGGCGCATGGCCTGCCGGCCGCGGTGGACGGGCTGAAGCCGCTGCTGGGGCCCGACACGCCGGTGGTCTTCGCGCTCAACGGCCTGCCCTGGTGGTACTCGCACGGCGTGCCGGGCATGCCGCCGCTGACCCGGCTCGACCCCGACGGCCGCCTGTGGCGCGAGATCGGCCCCGAGCGCGCCCTCGGTCTGGTGGTGGTGTCGCCCAACGAGGTGACCGCGCCCGGTGTGGTGCGCAACAACCACGCGGTGAACACCTTCACCCTCGGCGAGCCGGGCGACGCGATGACCCACCGCCTGCAGGCCATCGCGCGCACGCTGGCGCCGGCACTGCCCGGCACGTCGGTCACCGCGCACCTCCGCAGCGCCATCTGGAACAAGCTGCTGACCAACCTGGCCAGCTCGCCGCTGGCCGCACTGGCCGATGCCGCCTGCGCCGAGCTGCTGCCGCTGCCGCGGCTGCGCGAGGTGTTCGTGCGGCTGATCGACGAGGGCGCCGCGGTGGCCCGGGCGCTGGGCGTGCCGGACATCCGGCCCGACGTCGAGCACCGGATGGAGCGCCTGGTCGCCAGCCGGCATCCACCGTCCTTCCTGCAGGACCTGCGCGCCGGCCGCCCGGTGGAGATCGACGCGCAGATGCTGGCGGTGCAGGACCTGGCGCGCCAGGCCGGCGTCGCCACGCCGGTGCTCGACAGCCTGGCCGCGCTGCTGATGTGGCGGCTCGGGCGCAGCGACTGA
- a CDS encoding substrate-binding domain-containing protein, giving the protein MADSAPLTLISSMATKPLLAELLALYEQRHGRAVALTSIGGVDAAKRVAAGEPFDVVVLGADALAKLAAPAAGATVRPDSVTALVRSPTAIAVPAGTGMPDVTTEAALKAAVLAAPSLGYSTGPSGVALAKLFERWGIADQVKDRIVTPPPGTPVGSLVADGKVMLGFQQLSELLPLPGIQIVGPMPAEVGIVTTFSGGVTTASARGDEARALLAFLASADADDAKRRQGMEPA; this is encoded by the coding sequence ATGGCCGACTCCGCCCCGCTGACCCTCATCTCCTCCATGGCGACCAAGCCGCTGCTGGCCGAGCTGCTCGCGTTGTACGAACAGCGCCATGGCAGGGCGGTGGCGCTGACCTCGATCGGCGGGGTGGACGCGGCCAAGCGGGTGGCCGCGGGCGAGCCGTTCGACGTGGTGGTGCTGGGGGCCGATGCGCTGGCCAAGCTGGCCGCGCCGGCCGCGGGCGCGACCGTGCGGCCGGACAGCGTGACCGCGCTGGTGCGCTCGCCCACCGCCATCGCGGTGCCGGCCGGCACCGGGATGCCCGACGTCACCACCGAGGCCGCGCTGAAGGCCGCCGTGCTGGCCGCGCCCAGCCTCGGTTACTCCACCGGGCCCAGCGGCGTGGCGCTCGCCAAGCTGTTCGAGCGCTGGGGCATCGCCGACCAGGTGAAGGACCGCATCGTCACCCCGCCACCGGGCACGCCGGTGGGCTCGCTGGTGGCCGACGGCAAGGTGATGCTCGGCTTCCAGCAGCTCAGCGAGCTGCTGCCGCTGCCCGGCATCCAGATCGTCGGTCCGATGCCGGCCGAGGTCGGCATCGTCACCACCTTCTCCGGCGGCGTGACGACGGCCAGCGCCCGTGGCGACGAGGCGCGGGCGCTGCTGGCCTTCCTGGCGTCGGCGGACGCCGACGACGCGAAGCGCCGTCAGGGCATGGAGCCGGCCTGA
- a CDS encoding ATP-binding protein has product MSLRQPAIPSPDDGAQPPDGGLDAVWQAVVEGAAAAVFVKDREGRYRWVNRQLELLTGRPRQALIGRRDDEVFAPAVAARLRAHDHQVWATGLPHRVDEPLPLDAVVRQYRLERFLLRDAGGRPCALCGIAMDVSDLLAARTDADETARALAERDQELQASQRRLESALAAGGMGVWELVPGTDELKGFGPTFDRLGLGSPGRAVRRGEQFRSFVHPADRPQLEATVARALLDRTDFSLDYRVRTPDGVTRWLSTRAGFVAGADGAPDRFIGVNFDITERKAVEQALQDTDSRRNEFLAMLAHELRNPLAPIHNAVRLLERAGERPELLGLATQMIKRQSAHLARLVDDLLEVSRVTQGRIELRKENLLVATAVLSAAETVRPLVREQRQTLALDVPTDIDLVADPARVVQVLANLLNNAAKYTPEGGEIHVAARTVDAGRHVEIEVRDNGIGLDAELLPRVFDLFAQGEATLDRARGGLGIGLSLVKSLVELHGGTVRAASAGLGHGTTFTVCLPREDRRAERRAPSGAPVAVAMPRPSPTTMLVADDNRDAAESLAMLLEADGHRVRLAFDGEQALAEARAFGPRVLLLDLGMPRLDGFAVARALRADEAMREVVLIAMSGYGQRSDRQRSRDAGFDAHLLKPADLAEVYATITRVQAGRAGADG; this is encoded by the coding sequence ATGTCGCTTCGCCAACCGGCCATTCCCTCCCCCGACGACGGCGCGCAGCCGCCGGACGGTGGCCTGGACGCGGTGTGGCAGGCGGTGGTCGAGGGTGCGGCGGCCGCCGTCTTCGTCAAGGACCGCGAGGGCCGCTACCGCTGGGTCAACCGCCAGCTGGAGCTGCTGACCGGCCGGCCCCGCCAGGCGCTGATCGGCCGCCGCGACGACGAGGTCTTCGCGCCGGCGGTCGCCGCCAGGCTGCGGGCCCACGACCACCAGGTCTGGGCCACCGGCCTGCCGCACCGCGTGGACGAGCCCCTCCCGCTGGACGCCGTGGTGCGCCAGTACCGGTTGGAGAGGTTCCTGCTGCGCGACGCCGGCGGCCGCCCCTGTGCGCTGTGCGGCATCGCGATGGACGTCAGCGACCTGCTGGCCGCCCGCACCGACGCCGACGAGACGGCCCGCGCGCTGGCCGAGCGCGACCAGGAGCTGCAGGCCTCGCAACGGCGGCTCGAGTCGGCGCTCGCCGCCGGCGGCATGGGCGTGTGGGAGCTGGTGCCCGGCACCGACGAACTGAAGGGCTTCGGGCCGACCTTCGACCGGCTCGGTCTGGGATCGCCCGGCCGGGCGGTGCGGCGCGGCGAGCAGTTCCGCAGCTTCGTCCACCCGGCCGACCGCCCGCAGCTCGAAGCCACCGTCGCCCGTGCCCTGCTCGACCGCACCGACTTCAGCCTGGACTACCGCGTCCGCACGCCGGACGGCGTCACCCGCTGGCTGTCCACGCGGGCCGGTTTCGTCGCCGGCGCGGACGGGGCGCCCGACCGCTTCATCGGCGTCAACTTCGACATCACGGAACGCAAGGCGGTGGAGCAGGCGCTGCAGGACACCGACAGCCGGCGCAACGAGTTCCTCGCCATGCTGGCGCACGAGCTGCGCAACCCGCTGGCGCCGATCCACAACGCGGTGCGGCTGCTGGAGCGCGCCGGCGAGCGGCCGGAACTGCTGGGCCTGGCCACGCAGATGATCAAGCGCCAGTCGGCCCACCTGGCGCGGCTGGTCGACGACCTGCTGGAGGTCAGCCGCGTCACCCAGGGCCGCATCGAGCTGCGCAAGGAGAACCTGCTGGTGGCCACCGCGGTGCTCTCCGCGGCCGAGACGGTGCGACCGCTGGTGCGCGAGCAGCGGCAGACGCTGGCGCTGGACGTGCCCACCGACATCGACCTGGTGGCCGACCCGGCGCGGGTGGTGCAGGTGCTGGCCAACCTGCTGAACAACGCCGCCAAGTACACGCCCGAAGGCGGCGAGATCCACGTCGCCGCGCGCACCGTCGACGCCGGCCGCCATGTGGAGATCGAGGTGCGCGACAACGGCATCGGCCTGGACGCGGAGCTGCTGCCGCGGGTGTTCGACCTCTTCGCGCAGGGCGAGGCGACGCTGGACCGGGCGCGTGGCGGCCTGGGCATCGGGCTGTCGCTGGTCAAGAGCCTGGTCGAGCTGCACGGCGGCACGGTGCGGGCGGCCAGCGCCGGCCTCGGCCACGGCACCACCTTCACCGTCTGCCTGCCGCGCGAGGACCGGCGCGCCGAGCGGCGGGCGCCTTCGGGCGCCCCGGTCGCGGTCGCCATGCCGCGGCCCTCGCCCACCACCATGCTGGTCGCCGACGACAACCGCGACGCGGCGGAGAGCCTCGCCATGCTGCTGGAGGCCGACGGCCACCGCGTGCGGCTGGCCTTCGACGGCGAACAGGCCCTGGCCGAGGCCCGGGCCTTCGGCCCCCGGGTGCTGCTGCTGGACCTGGGCATGCCGCGGCTGGACGGCTTCGCGGTCGCGCGTGCGCTGCGCGCCGACGAGGCCATGCGGGAGGTGGTGCTCATCGCCATGAGCGGCTACGGCCAGCGCAGCGACCGCCAGCGCAGCCGCGACGCCGGCTTCGACGCCCACCTGCTCAAGCCCGCCGACCTGGCCGAGGTGTACGCCACCATCACCCGGGTGCAGGCCGGGCGTGCCGGGGCGGACGGCTGA
- a CDS encoding ATP-binding protein: MNDHEERLIRDRRLRALADLNATVIWIADADGRVHQSLPSWESFTGQAFEAHRGSGWLAAVHADDRERARATWAAAVRDRQALSMRYRLRRRDGEYREMQVEGHPVQEDGAVVEWVGIAVDVTERLRTEAALRTSEARLRFLDRLGQATRTLVDADEVMAATTRLLGEHLRTTRCAYADVEIDNDRFTIRADWSVPGVPSSRGHYSLDLFGPLAAGSLRQGRSVAVNDVDAELGEEGGARMFNAIGIKAVVCAALVKGQRLVALMAVHQDTPRRWTADELALIEDVVERCWVHIERVRDAAMLREQDRRKDDFIATLAHELRNPLAPVKYAVALMRKPNLDAARLAQSRDIIDRQVSQMARLIDDLLDVSRINRGLVELQRRPQALQPLLRQAAEAARPEMEAAHHHFAIDLPDAPLWLDVDGARLVQVVGNLLTNAAKYTPDGGHVRLAARADGEDAVVEVADDGLGLPPAGLGRLFQPFTQLDHTVGRGKGGLGIGLSLVRSLVELHGGRVGAASPGVGQGSTFTVRLPLLAEAAAADDAPTASMAMPLDGAPTGLRVLVVEDNVDGRRSLVSLLEQAGHETAAAGDGDTALTLARSFGPQVVLLDLGLPGIDGLTVARALRRDPPAPLRALIALTGWGTARDRARTTEAGFDAHLTKPVEPKLLLRLLGDVAAAAT, encoded by the coding sequence ATGAACGACCACGAAGAACGACTGATCCGCGACCGCCGGCTGCGCGCGCTCGCCGACCTCAACGCCACCGTCATCTGGATCGCGGACGCCGACGGGCGGGTCCACCAGTCGCTGCCGTCGTGGGAGAGCTTCACCGGCCAGGCCTTCGAGGCCCACCGCGGCAGCGGCTGGCTCGCCGCGGTGCACGCCGACGACCGCGAGCGGGCGCGCGCCACCTGGGCCGCGGCGGTGCGCGACCGGCAGGCGCTGTCCATGCGCTACCGGCTGCGCCGCCGCGACGGCGAGTACCGCGAGATGCAGGTGGAGGGCCACCCGGTGCAGGAAGACGGGGCGGTGGTCGAGTGGGTCGGCATCGCGGTCGACGTCACCGAGCGCCTGCGCACCGAGGCCGCCCTGCGCACCAGCGAGGCACGGCTGCGCTTCCTCGACCGTCTGGGGCAGGCGACGCGCACGCTGGTCGACGCCGACGAGGTCATGGCCGCCACCACCCGGCTGCTGGGCGAGCACCTGCGCACCACCCGCTGCGCCTATGCCGACGTGGAGATCGACAACGACCGCTTCACCATCCGCGCCGACTGGTCGGTGCCCGGCGTGCCGTCCAGCCGCGGCCACTACTCGCTGGACCTGTTCGGCCCGCTGGCGGCGGGCAGCCTGCGGCAGGGCCGGTCGGTGGCGGTCAACGACGTCGACGCCGAACTCGGCGAGGAGGGCGGCGCGCGCATGTTCAACGCCATCGGCATCAAGGCCGTGGTGTGCGCCGCGCTGGTCAAGGGCCAGCGGCTGGTGGCGCTGATGGCGGTGCACCAGGACACGCCGCGGCGCTGGACCGCCGACGAGCTGGCGCTGATCGAGGACGTGGTCGAGCGCTGCTGGGTGCACATCGAGCGCGTGCGCGACGCCGCCATGCTGCGCGAGCAGGACCGCCGCAAGGACGACTTCATCGCCACGCTGGCGCACGAGCTGCGCAACCCGCTGGCCCCGGTGAAGTACGCGGTCGCGCTGATGCGCAAGCCCAACCTCGACGCGGCGCGGCTGGCGCAGTCGCGCGACATCATCGACCGCCAGGTCAGCCAGATGGCGCGGCTGATCGACGACCTGCTCGACGTCTCGCGCATCAACCGCGGGCTGGTCGAGCTGCAGCGGCGGCCGCAGGCGCTGCAGCCCCTGCTGCGCCAGGCCGCCGAGGCCGCACGGCCGGAGATGGAGGCGGCGCACCACCACTTCGCGATCGACCTGCCCGACGCGCCGCTGTGGCTGGACGTCGACGGCGCCCGGCTGGTGCAGGTGGTGGGCAACCTGCTGACCAACGCCGCCAAGTACACGCCGGACGGCGGCCACGTCCGCCTGGCGGCGCGGGCCGACGGCGAGGACGCGGTGGTGGAGGTCGCGGACGATGGCCTCGGCCTGCCGCCGGCGGGCCTGGGCCGCCTGTTCCAGCCCTTCACGCAGCTCGACCACACCGTCGGCCGCGGCAAGGGCGGCCTGGGCATCGGGCTGTCGCTGGTGCGGTCGCTGGTCGAGCTGCACGGCGGCCGGGTCGGCGCCGCCAGCCCCGGCGTCGGCCAGGGCAGCACCTTCACCGTGCGGCTGCCGCTGCTGGCCGAGGCGGCGGCGGCCGACGACGCGCCGACGGCCTCGATGGCGATGCCGCTGGACGGCGCGCCCACCGGCCTGCGCGTGCTGGTGGTGGAGGACAACGTCGACGGCCGCCGGTCGCTGGTGTCGCTGCTGGAGCAGGCCGGCCACGAGACGGCCGCCGCCGGGGACGGCGACACCGCGCTGACGCTGGCGCGCAGCTTCGGCCCGCAGGTGGTGCTGCTCGACCTCGGGCTGCCCGGCATCGACGGCCTGACGGTCGCCCGCGCGCTGCGCCGCGACCCGCCGGCCCCGCTGCGCGCGTTGATCGCGCTCACCGGCTGGGGCACGGCCCGCGACCGCGCCCGCACCACCGAGGCCGGCTTCGATGCCCACCTGACCAAGCCGGTCGAACCCAAGCTGCTGCTGCGCCTGCTCGGCGACGTGGCGGCCGCCGCCACGTGA
- a CDS encoding DUF456 domain-containing protein, which translates to MNPTAWWALSWLLIVAGLAGTVLPVLPGTALVLAGTLLGAWIDDFTRVGSLSITVLVLLAVLSWVLEYVAGVLGAKRAGASKQAMVGAAIGTVAGLFLGLIGVLFLPLAGAAIGEFIARRHHGAAMRVGIATWMGLMAGLVAKVVIAFIMVGVFALALMF; encoded by the coding sequence ATGAACCCCACGGCCTGGTGGGCCCTGTCCTGGCTGCTCATCGTCGCCGGGCTGGCCGGCACCGTGCTGCCGGTGCTGCCCGGCACGGCGCTGGTGCTGGCCGGCACGCTGCTCGGCGCCTGGATCGACGACTTCACCCGCGTCGGCAGCCTGAGCATCACCGTGCTCGTGCTGCTGGCCGTGCTGTCGTGGGTGCTGGAGTACGTCGCCGGCGTGCTCGGCGCGAAGCGCGCCGGCGCCAGCAAGCAGGCCATGGTGGGGGCGGCGATCGGCACGGTGGCCGGCCTCTTCCTCGGGCTGATCGGCGTGCTCTTCCTGCCGCTGGCGGGCGCGGCCATCGGCGAGTTCATCGCCCGCCGCCACCACGGCGCCGCGATGCGCGTCGGCATCGCCACCTGGATGGGCCTGATGGCCGGCCTGGTCGCCAAGGTCGTCATCGCCTTCATCATGGTCGGCGTGTTCGCCCTGGCGCTGATGTTCTGA
- a CDS encoding PLP-dependent aminotransferase family protein gives MFSLDRQSAQPLADQIVQRLRELIGRGQLAPGSRLPSIRRLATQLQVAPNTVVAAYDRLAADGLLLSRGGTGCYVGEGPQPQADSPPLEAADLEDPLWLAQQAHDLRAGVLQASSGSVPAAWLEDGVPLAVLQRAFSRDAAPAAMRCPPQGLPALRERLALLLRGQGIPVDAGRLLTVNGGTQAIDLLCRAFLKPGDAVIAEDPGYFLLFGRLRQAGVRVLPVERRPDGVDLAQFEAACVQHRPKLAFLQPVLHNPTGWGSSPANLHRVLGIAADHGVLIAEDDAYGHLQAGEPVRLSQLAGLQGVIHYASFCKVLSPALRLGYVAAEPPLLKALLREKIYAVLSTPALTELVLLELLSTGRFHKHLERLRQRVARARQVAAKQLTSAGIGLPRMADSGLFLWGAVPPGIAMTALVEQAWQEGIVLASGRHFRADAQTEDRHIRFNVSWSQQQRLVDFLRPRLQAGLAAHP, from the coding sequence ATGTTCTCGCTGGACCGCCAGTCCGCCCAGCCGCTGGCCGACCAGATCGTGCAGCGCCTGCGCGAGCTGATCGGCCGCGGCCAGCTCGCGCCGGGCAGCCGGCTGCCCTCGATCCGCAGGCTCGCGACCCAGCTGCAGGTGGCGCCCAACACCGTGGTCGCCGCCTACGACCGCCTGGCCGCCGACGGCCTGCTGCTGTCGCGCGGCGGCACCGGCTGCTACGTCGGCGAAGGGCCGCAGCCGCAGGCCGATTCGCCACCGCTGGAGGCGGCGGACCTGGAAGACCCGCTGTGGCTGGCGCAGCAGGCGCACGACCTGCGCGCCGGCGTGCTGCAGGCCAGCAGCGGCTCGGTGCCCGCGGCCTGGCTGGAGGACGGCGTGCCGCTGGCCGTGCTGCAGCGCGCCTTCTCGCGCGACGCCGCGCCGGCGGCGATGCGCTGTCCGCCGCAGGGGCTGCCGGCGCTGCGCGAGCGGCTGGCGCTGCTGCTGCGCGGGCAGGGCATCCCGGTCGACGCCGGGCGGCTGCTCACCGTCAACGGCGGCACGCAGGCCATCGACCTCCTCTGCCGCGCCTTCCTCAAGCCGGGCGACGCGGTCATCGCCGAGGACCCCGGCTACTTCCTGCTCTTCGGCCGGCTGCGCCAGGCCGGCGTGCGGGTGCTGCCGGTGGAACGCCGGCCCGACGGCGTCGACCTGGCCCAGTTCGAGGCCGCCTGCGTGCAGCACCGGCCCAAGCTGGCGTTCCTGCAGCCGGTGCTGCACAACCCCACCGGCTGGGGCAGCAGCCCGGCCAACCTGCACCGGGTGCTGGGCATCGCCGCCGACCACGGGGTGCTCATCGCCGAGGACGACGCCTACGGCCACCTGCAGGCCGGCGAGCCGGTGCGGCTGTCGCAGCTGGCCGGGCTGCAGGGCGTCATCCACTACGCCAGCTTCTGCAAGGTGCTCAGCCCCGCGCTGCGGCTGGGCTACGTGGCGGCCGAGCCGCCGCTGCTGAAGGCCCTGCTGCGCGAGAAGATCTACGCCGTGCTGAGCACGCCGGCGCTGACCGAGCTGGTGCTGCTGGAGCTGCTGTCCACCGGGCGCTTCCACAAGCACCTGGAACGCCTGCGCCAGCGGGTGGCGCGGGCCCGCCAGGTGGCGGCGAAGCAGTTGACGAGCGCCGGCATCGGCCTGCCGCGCATGGCCGACAGCGGCCTCTTCCTCTGGGGCGCGGTGCCGCCGGGCATCGCGATGACGGCGCTGGTGGAGCAGGCCTGGCAGGAGGGCATCGTGCTGGCCAGCGGCCGCCACTTCCGCGCCGACGCGCAGACCGAGGACCGCCACATCCGCTTCAACGTGAGCTGGAGCCAGCAGCAGCGGCTGGTCGACTTCCTGCGCCCGCGCCTGCAGGCCGGGCTCGCCGCGCACCCCTGA
- a CDS encoding TerC family protein: MEILLDPNTWIAFAMLTALEIVLGIDNIIFISILVGRLPPEQRQSARRLGLGFALISRLALLLSLSWVMGLTADLFSVAGQGISGRDLVLLLGGVFLLYKASHEIFKEVESPEAHAHGEAAGAAAAKAGRNAFWGVIAQIGIIDIVFSLDSVITAVGMVDQIPVMVAAVIVAVGVMLLAARPIGEFVEAHPSVKVLALAFLVMVGMALTAEAFDVHIPKGYIYSAMAFSLAVEALNLRSKAKRARLKAAAAPGSH, translated from the coding sequence ATGGAAATCCTGCTCGACCCCAACACCTGGATCGCCTTCGCGATGCTGACGGCCCTGGAGATCGTCCTGGGCATCGACAACATCATCTTCATCTCCATCCTGGTCGGCCGCCTGCCGCCGGAGCAGCGGCAGAGCGCCCGGCGCCTGGGCCTGGGCTTCGCGCTGATCTCGCGGCTGGCGCTGCTGCTGTCGCTGAGCTGGGTGATGGGGCTGACCGCCGACCTGTTCAGCGTCGCCGGCCAGGGCATCAGCGGGCGCGACCTGGTGCTGCTGCTCGGGGGCGTGTTCCTGCTCTACAAGGCCTCGCACGAGATCTTCAAGGAGGTGGAGTCGCCCGAGGCCCACGCCCATGGCGAGGCCGCCGGCGCGGCCGCGGCCAAGGCCGGCCGCAACGCCTTCTGGGGCGTGATCGCGCAGATCGGCATCATCGACATCGTGTTCTCGCTCGACTCGGTCATCACCGCCGTCGGCATGGTCGACCAGATCCCGGTGATGGTCGCCGCGGTGATCGTCGCGGTGGGCGTCATGCTGCTGGCCGCGCGGCCGATCGGCGAGTTCGTCGAGGCGCATCCGTCGGTCAAGGTGCTGGCGCTGGCCTTCCTGGTGATGGTCGGCATGGCGCTGACCGCCGAGGCCTTCGACGTGCACATCCCCAAGGGCTACATCTACAGCGCCATGGCCTTCTCGCTGGCGGTGGAGGCGCTGAACCTGCGCTCCAAGGCCAAGCGCGCGCGGCTGAAGGCCGCCGCCGCGCCGGGCAGCCACTGA